The following proteins come from a genomic window of Rattus norvegicus strain BN/NHsdMcwi chromosome 8, GRCr8, whole genome shotgun sequence:
- the Ccr1l1 gene encoding C-C chemokine receptor 1-like protein 1, protein MESPAVTESSYNTVAMNDFFSGFVCFSINVRAFGITVLTPLYSLVFVIGVIGNVLVVLVLIQRKRLRNMTSIYLFNLAVSDLVFLFTLPFWVDYIVKGDWVFGNAMCKFLAGFYYLGLYSDMFFITLLTIDRYLAVVHAVFALRARTVTFGIISSIITWVLATLVSIPCLYFFKTQLEFTYQTCRAVLPKKSLIQFLRFQALTMNILGLILPLLAMIICYTRIINVLHRRPNKKKAKVMRLIFVITLLFFLLLTPYYLAAFVSAFEDVLFTPGCVRSQQVDLALMITEALAYTHCCVNPVIYVFVGERFRKYLRQLFWRRTAVSLPKWLPFHSVDRVQRSSSTSPSTGEIEVSADL, encoded by the coding sequence ATGGAGAGTCCAGCTGTCACAGAGTCCTCCTATAACACAGTTGCCATGAATGACTTCTTTTCTGGATTCGTATGTTTCAGCATAAATGTGCGGGCATTTGGAATCACAGTGCTGACTCCGCTGTACTCGCTGGTGTTTGTCATTGGTGTGATAGGCAATGTCCTGGTGGTTCTGGTGCTCATACAACGCAAGAGGCTTCGAAACATGACCAGCATCTACCTGTTCAACCTGGCTGTCTCTGATCTGGTCTTTCTATTCACACTACCTTTCTGGGTTGACTATATCGTAAAAGGAGACTGGGTGTTTGGTAATGCCATGTGTAAGTTTCTCGCTGGATTTTATTACCTGGGCTTGTATAGTGACATGTTTTTTATCACCCTGCTTACAATTGATAGGTACCTAGCTGTTGTCCATGCTGTGTTTGCTCTGAGGGCCCGGACTGTCACTTTTGGCATCATCAGCAGCATCATTACCTGGGTCCTAGCTACCTTGGTTTCTATTCCTTGTCTGTATTTTTTCAAAACTCAGTTGGAGTTCACTTACCAAACCTGCAGAGCAGTTTTGCCCAAGAAGAGCCTGATACAGTTTTTGAGGTTTCAGGCTCTCACAATGAACATCCTTGGGCTAATTTTGCCTCTGTTGGCCATGATCATCTGCTATACAAGGATCATCAATGTTCTACACAGAAGACCCAATAAGAAGAAGGCCAAAGTCATGCGTCTGATTTTTGTTATTacacttctcttcttcctcctcttgacCCCCTATTATTTGGCTgcctttgtttctgcttttgaAGACGTCCTATTCACCCCCGGGTGTGTGAGAAGCCAACAGGTGGACCTGGCCTTGATGATAACTGAGGCACTTGCCTACACCCACTGCTGTGTCAACCCAGTCATTTATGTCTTTGTGGGTGAACGGTTCCGGAAGTACCTCCGGCAGCTGTTTTGGAGGCGTACAGCTGTATCCCTGCCAAAATGGCTGCCCTTCCACTCGGTAGACCGAGTACAGAGGTCCAGTTCCACGTCTCCATCCACAGGGGAAATTGAGGTCTCTGCTGACTTATAA